From a single Calothrix sp. NIES-2098 genomic region:
- a CDS encoding cadmium-translocating P-type ATPase produces MKQKIHTDSDGCCHCGHDNSENHNHHHDENHHHDHHHHHEGEFNLKNEIFPIVLILSLYTPGVIFESQLHNTFYSIGEYLLFIPAYLLSGWSVLKTAGRNILRGRVFDETFLMTVATLGAIAIHKLPEAVGVMLFYKIGELFQDLAVNRSRNSIKALLEVRPDYANILLDGELKKVSPETVNIGEIIVVKPGEKIALDGEIIEGNSQVDTSALTGESVPRTVKVGETVLAGMLNKMGVLTIKVTKLFDESSIAKILDLVQNAKSKKAATEKFITQFARYYTPVVVFVSLAVALLPPLFLTGTTSSEWIYRGLILLVISCPCGLVISIPLGYFGGIGGAAKRGILVKGSTFLDTLTKVDTVVFDKTGTLTKGVFKVANIVPKNGWNEQDLLQLAAKIESHSNHPIAQSIRNAFLGKIDANEIKDYREIAGYGISAKIENQLVLAGSDRLLHKEHIAHDICNIEGTVIHLAVNRNYAGYIVIADELKSDAREAIHQLKSIGIKKTVMLTGDNQAIASHIAQQLGIDSYEAELLPEEKVSAIEKLLSTSQQHGKVAFIGDGINDAPVIARADVGMAMGALGSDAAIETADIVIVTDTPSKVAQAIQIARKTRSIVWQNIFFALAIKIVFIGLGILGIATMWEAVFADVGVALLAIFNATRVMN; encoded by the coding sequence ATGAAGCAGAAAATACATACAGACTCTGACGGTTGTTGTCATTGTGGACATGACAATAGCGAGAATCATAATCATCATCATGATGAAAATCATCACCATGACCATCATCACCATCATGAGGGAGAATTCAATCTCAAAAATGAGATATTTCCTATAGTTTTAATTTTAAGTTTGTATACACCTGGTGTAATTTTTGAATCTCAATTACACAATACATTCTACTCAATCGGTGAATATCTACTTTTCATCCCTGCCTATTTATTAAGTGGATGGAGTGTTTTAAAAACTGCGGGCAGAAATATACTTCGAGGCAGAGTATTTGATGAAACATTTTTGATGACTGTAGCGACATTGGGAGCGATCGCAATTCATAAATTGCCTGAAGCGGTCGGAGTCATGTTATTTTACAAAATTGGGGAATTATTTCAGGATCTTGCCGTTAATCGTTCTCGTAACTCTATTAAAGCCTTATTGGAAGTACGTCCAGATTATGCCAATATTCTCCTAGATGGAGAACTCAAGAAAGTATCGCCAGAAACAGTAAATATTGGTGAGATTATCGTTGTCAAACCAGGAGAGAAGATTGCTTTAGATGGTGAAATCATCGAAGGAAATTCCCAAGTTGACACATCTGCATTAACTGGAGAATCTGTACCCCGAACAGTGAAAGTTGGAGAAACAGTTTTGGCTGGAATGCTCAACAAAATGGGTGTCTTGACAATCAAAGTCACAAAACTTTTTGACGAGTCTTCCATTGCCAAGATTTTAGATTTGGTGCAGAATGCCAAAAGCAAAAAAGCAGCAACAGAGAAATTTATTACTCAGTTTGCGAGATATTATACACCAGTAGTAGTTTTTGTATCTCTAGCAGTTGCGCTATTACCTCCGTTATTCCTGACTGGGACAACATCTTCAGAATGGATTTATCGCGGGTTGATATTATTAGTAATTTCCTGTCCCTGTGGATTAGTTATCAGTATTCCTCTGGGTTACTTTGGGGGAATAGGAGGTGCAGCTAAACGCGGTATTTTGGTTAAAGGTTCGACTTTTTTAGATACTTTGACAAAAGTAGATACAGTTGTTTTTGATAAAACTGGCACATTGACTAAAGGAGTATTTAAAGTAGCCAATATTGTTCCTAAAAACGGCTGGAATGAACAAGATTTGCTACAATTAGCTGCCAAGATAGAATCGCACTCAAATCATCCGATCGCTCAATCTATTAGGAATGCGTTTCTAGGAAAAATCGATGCCAATGAAATCAAAGATTACAGAGAAATCGCAGGTTATGGCATCAGCGCCAAAATAGAAAATCAGTTAGTGTTAGCAGGAAGCGATCGCTTATTACATAAAGAGCATATTGCCCATGATATTTGCAACATTGAAGGCACAGTGATTCATTTAGCAGTGAATCGTAATTATGCCGGATATATTGTCATAGCTGATGAGTTGAAATCAGATGCAAGAGAAGCTATTCACCAGCTAAAAAGCATTGGTATCAAAAAAACAGTAATGTTGACAGGAGATAATCAAGCGATCGCCTCCCATATTGCTCAACAGCTTGGCATAGATTCCTATGAAGCAGAGTTATTACCTGAAGAAAAAGTGAGTGCAATTGAAAAGTTACTCAGTACCTCACAACAGCATGGTAAAGTTGCCTTTATCGGAGATGGAATTAATGATGCCCCAGTAATTGCTAGAGCTGATGTTGGGATGGCAATGGGCGCTTTAGGTTCAGATGCTGCTATAGAAACTGCTGATATTGTAATTGTGACGGATACGCCTTCAAAAGTGGCGCAAGCAATACAAATCGCCCGAAAAACCCGCAGCATTGTTTGGCAAAATATCTTTTTTGCGTTAGCAATCAAAATCGTATTTATTGGTTTGGGGATTTTGGGAATTGCGACAATGTGGGAAGCCGTGTTTGCTGATGTCGGTGTAGCACTGCTGGCAATTTTTAACGCCACCAGAGTGATGAATTAA
- a CDS encoding serine/threonine protein kinase with WD-40 repeats, whose protein sequence is MADRYLATSYCLNPSCHQPINPHDTHFCQGCGTKLIPLLRNRYRIIQPLGGGGFGRTFLAEDEDKLKEHCVVKQLAPQLQGTNALHKATELFHEEARRLQQLGEHPQIPTLYAYFHEDRYLYLVQQFIQGQSLRQELIQQGTFSEAKIWELLSELLPVLNFVHENQVIHRDIKPDNIMRRSPHSKPTGGNLVLIDFGVAKQLTANSAEHTGTSIGSYGYAPLEQMKYGFAYPASDLFSLGVTCFSLLTGIQPSHLYMEAGYGWVGSWREHLKSTISAQLEQVLDKLLQKEIEQRYQSANAVLKDVPNQLQLTTAIQDRVVQPKVSQMSLTASTTISKVIHPKIRFPYQLLMGGAILLVGLGGYVNWQTLPLTGHTGEVNSLAFSPIPPYPASQGKTNVANLPLPQVAIGQGEILASASDDNTVKIWNLKQKHVVRTFKANSGWVYTVAISPDGQTAIAGYQDKTIKLWNLNTGEEIRTLKGHQGLVNSVAISRDGQIVVSGSYDKTIKIWDFHTGKEIRTLKGHTGEVLSVAISPDGEKIASASADRTIKIWQLKTGKEIYTIRGHSLDVNALAISPNGQILVSASDDKTIKLWNLNTGKNIRTFEGHTADVNAIAFTSNGEYIATGSDDKTVKVWRLNTGEVIRTFKGHSAEVYAVAFSPDGKTLVSGSKDKTIKIWQVP, encoded by the coding sequence ATGGCTGATAGATACTTAGCTACGAGCTACTGCCTCAATCCCAGTTGTCATCAACCCATCAACCCACACGACACTCATTTCTGCCAAGGTTGTGGGACAAAACTTATACCCTTGCTGCGGAATCGCTATCGAATTATTCAACCACTAGGGGGCGGCGGATTTGGCAGAACTTTCTTAGCTGAAGACGAAGATAAGCTCAAAGAGCATTGCGTTGTCAAGCAGCTTGCGCCGCAACTCCAAGGAACTAACGCCCTCCATAAAGCGACCGAACTGTTTCACGAAGAAGCACGGCGTCTGCAACAATTAGGAGAACATCCCCAAATTCCGACTTTGTATGCTTACTTTCATGAGGATCGCTACCTGTATCTGGTACAGCAGTTCATCCAGGGACAAAGTTTAAGGCAGGAATTGATACAGCAGGGAACTTTTAGCGAAGCAAAAATTTGGGAACTATTGAGTGAATTACTTCCTGTGTTGAATTTTGTCCATGAAAATCAGGTAATTCACCGCGATATTAAACCAGATAACATTATGCGTCGCTCCCCCCACTCCAAACCAACCGGGGGGAATTTGGTGCTGATTGATTTTGGTGTCGCCAAGCAGTTAACAGCAAATTCTGCGGAACACACAGGTACAAGCATTGGTTCTTATGGTTACGCACCGCTAGAACAAATGAAGTATGGCTTTGCTTATCCAGCTAGTGACTTATTCAGTTTGGGGGTGACTTGCTTTTCGCTGTTGACGGGAATTCAGCCATCGCATTTGTATATGGAAGCAGGCTATGGCTGGGTGGGAAGTTGGCGAGAACATCTCAAGTCAACCATATCTGCACAATTAGAGCAGGTGTTAGACAAGCTATTACAAAAAGAGATTGAACAGCGCTATCAGTCAGCGAATGCTGTGTTGAAAGATGTACCCAACCAACTACAGCTAACAACTGCAATACAAGATCGTGTAGTTCAGCCCAAGGTTTCTCAGATGAGCCTGACAGCTTCAACTACTATTAGCAAGGTAATTCATCCTAAAATCCGCTTCCCTTATCAACTATTAATGGGGGGTGCAATCTTGCTTGTAGGATTGGGGGGATATGTGAATTGGCAAACTTTGCCCTTAACTGGACACACAGGTGAAGTGAATTCCCTTGCTTTTAGCCCTATACCACCTTATCCCGCATCTCAAGGTAAAACAAACGTTGCTAATTTGCCATTACCCCAAGTCGCTATCGGACAAGGAGAGATATTAGCCAGTGCTAGCGATGATAATACTGTTAAAATCTGGAATCTCAAACAAAAACACGTAGTCCGCACCTTCAAGGCTAATTCTGGCTGGGTGTATACTGTGGCAATTAGCCCAGATGGTCAAACTGCGATCGCAGGTTATCAAGATAAAACTATCAAACTCTGGAATCTTAACACCGGAGAAGAAATTCGCACTCTCAAAGGCCATCAAGGCTTAGTCAATTCTGTGGCTATTAGTCGAGATGGTCAAATTGTAGTCAGTGGCAGTTACGATAAAACAATTAAAATCTGGGATTTCCATACAGGAAAGGAAATTCGCACCCTCAAAGGACATACAGGAGAAGTATTATCTGTAGCCATCAGCCCCGATGGTGAGAAAATTGCCAGTGCTAGTGCCGATAGAACTATTAAAATTTGGCAGTTAAAAACAGGCAAGGAAATATATACTATTCGCGGTCATTCTCTCGATGTCAACGCTTTAGCTATTAGCCCCAATGGTCAAATATTAGTCAGCGCCAGCGATGACAAAACTATCAAATTGTGGAATCTGAATACAGGGAAGAACATCCGTACCTTTGAAGGACATACAGCCGATGTAAATGCGATCGCTTTTACTTCTAATGGCGAGTATATCGCGACAGGCAGTGATGACAAGACTGTGAAAGTCTGGCGACTAAATACAGGAGAGGTAATCCGCACTTTTAAAGGACATTCAGCCGAAGTTTACGCAGTCGCTTTTAGTCCTGATGGCAAAACTTTAGTCAGTGGTAGCAAGGATAAAACTATCAAGATTTGGCAAGTGCCTTAA
- a CDS encoding WD-40 repeat-containing protein encodes MEPISATIGFLVGLIGFIASMVQVLDYIDKKREKQLAVEQVDKTKPTPLLKPQSSHRVDWGEAVDVSVFYGRTEELTKLEQLILQERCRVVAVLGMGGIGKTSLSIKLAQKIQGEFDYVIWRSLRNAPPIQDILAELIKFISHQKQIDLPQDVGERISLLIDYLRSSRCLLILDNAESIFQSGALAYRQGYEAYGELLRRIGATNHQSCLILTSREKPQEIAASEGETLPVRVLQLTGLKAVDGEEIFHTQGLSGTEPEQVKLIEFYKGHPLALKIISTTIKELFDSSISAFLAQDTVVFGGIRELLDQQFHRLSDLETEVMYWLAINREPVGIAELREDIVALPSQSNLMEALQSLVRRSLIEKSKALFTLQPVVMEYLSDRLIAEVAENIIGEEIALFNRYALMKATAKDYIREAQIRLILKPLAERLLTLLGSNKKIANKLTEILATLQEKFPQQPGYIGGNILNLLCYLQTDLSNYDFSHLTLWQAYLKGENLQQLNLANAAFDRSVFTDILATIFSVAFSPDGKIIATGDAHGEIRLWQIEDGQQILTCKGHRGYVRSVAFSPDGQILASGSVDQTVKLWSLNDGKCIQTLQGHSDRVESIAFSPDGQLLVSGSVDQSLRIWSVLDGNCLQVLQGHNREIWSVAFSPNSQIVASGSFDTTLRIWSVSDGQCLRVLQGHTDGLRSIAFSPDGKILASGSHDRTVRLWSLADGKCLQVLQGHSDRVLSVRFSPDSQTVASGSYDKTVRLWSVNDGQCYQILQGHSDRIWSVAFSPDGKILASGGYDQTVRLWSVNDGQCLKIFQGYINGVQSVAFSPDGKTLASGSVDQKVRLWTFGNNQCRKTLAAHTAEVRSVAISPNGEIIGSSSNDQTIRLWSVTNGELLKVLAEHTHKVGSIAFAPNGEILASGSHDGTVRLWSVSTGKCLQILQENTNQVWSVAFSPDGQILASAGYDQTVRLWSVNDGKVLKVLQGHTGQVGPIAFSPDGQLLASGGNDQTVRLWSVNDGKCLKVLQGHTNWIWSVAFSPDGKTVASGGDDQTLRLWSVNDGKCIHTLQAHINRVWSIAFYPNGQTLASGSGDGTIKLWDVKTGECLKTLQVERPYEGMNITGVTGLTAAQIATLKALGAVEN; translated from the coding sequence ATGGAACCTATCTCCGCTACCATCGGTTTTCTCGTGGGCTTAATCGGCTTTATTGCTAGTATGGTGCAAGTTTTGGACTATATAGACAAAAAGCGGGAGAAACAGCTAGCAGTTGAACAAGTAGACAAGACAAAACCTACTCCGCTGTTAAAACCTCAATCTTCCCATCGCGTTGATTGGGGCGAGGCTGTTGATGTCTCAGTTTTTTATGGGCGTACTGAAGAACTTACCAAGCTAGAACAGTTGATTTTGCAAGAACGCTGTCGTGTAGTAGCGGTGTTGGGGATGGGGGGAATTGGTAAAACTTCTCTATCTATTAAGCTGGCACAAAAGATTCAAGGGGAATTTGACTATGTAATCTGGCGGAGTCTGAGAAATGCGCCACCCATTCAAGATATTTTGGCAGAATTGATTAAGTTTATCTCTCACCAAAAACAAATTGATTTACCGCAGGATGTAGGAGAGAGAATTTCTTTACTAATTGACTATCTTCGTTCATCGCGTTGTCTTTTGATACTAGATAATGCTGAGTCAATTTTTCAATCGGGTGCTTTAGCATATCGCCAAGGCTATGAAGCTTATGGCGAACTCCTCAGACGCATAGGGGCGACAAATCATCAAAGTTGCTTAATCCTCACCAGTAGAGAAAAACCGCAAGAAATTGCAGCATCGGAGGGCGAAACTCTACCAGTGCGGGTTTTGCAACTAACTGGGTTAAAAGCAGTAGATGGCGAAGAGATTTTTCATACTCAAGGACTTTCCGGTACAGAACCAGAACAAGTTAAACTTATTGAATTTTATAAAGGTCATCCCTTAGCATTAAAAATAATTTCTACCACAATTAAAGAATTATTTGATAGTAGTATTTCGGCATTTTTAGCCCAGGATACTGTAGTTTTTGGCGGTATTCGCGAGCTTTTAGACCAGCAATTTCATCGTCTATCAGATTTAGAAACAGAGGTGATGTATTGGCTAGCCATTAATCGCGAACCTGTAGGAATTGCCGAATTACGCGAGGATATTGTTGCCCTACCATCGCAATCTAATTTGATGGAAGCGTTGCAGTCATTAGTGAGAAGGTCGCTGATCGAGAAAAGTAAAGCACTATTTACCCTGCAACCAGTGGTTATGGAATATTTAAGCGATCGCTTAATTGCAGAAGTAGCTGAAAATATCATCGGTGAGGAAATAGCCCTTTTCAATCGCTATGCTTTAATGAAAGCGACCGCCAAAGATTATATTCGAGAAGCCCAAATTCGCTTAATCCTTAAACCCCTTGCCGAACGGTTACTTACCTTACTAGGAAGCAATAAAAAAATTGCCAATAAATTAACTGAAATTCTCGCAACCTTACAGGAAAAGTTTCCTCAACAACCAGGATATATAGGCGGTAATATTTTAAATTTGCTTTGCTACCTGCAAACAGATTTAAGCAATTATGATTTTTCTCATCTAACGCTTTGGCAAGCATACCTCAAGGGTGAGAATTTACAGCAGCTAAACTTAGCTAATGCTGCTTTCGATAGGTCGGTTTTTACAGATATTTTGGCAACTATTTTCTCAGTCGCCTTCAGTCCCGATGGCAAGATTATCGCCACAGGTGATGCTCATGGCGAAATTCGCCTATGGCAGATAGAAGATGGTCAACAAATTTTAACTTGCAAAGGTCATAGAGGTTATGTGCGGTCAGTAGCGTTTAGCCCTGATGGTCAAATTTTAGCTAGTGGTAGTGTTGACCAAACAGTAAAGCTATGGTCACTCAATGATGGTAAGTGCATCCAAACTTTACAGGGACACAGCGATCGTGTAGAGTCTATAGCATTCAGTCCTGATGGTCAACTTTTAGTTAGTGGTAGTGTTGACCAAAGCTTGAGAATTTGGTCAGTCCTTGACGGTAATTGCTTGCAAGTTCTCCAAGGACATAACCGTGAGATTTGGTCAGTCGCCTTTAGTCCTAATAGCCAAATTGTCGCCAGTGGCAGTTTTGATACAACATTGAGAATATGGTCAGTTAGCGACGGTCAATGTTTGCGAGTACTCCAAGGACATACTGATGGGCTGCGGTCAATAGCATTTAGTCCTGATGGTAAAATTCTCGCTAGTGGCAGTCACGATCGCACTGTGAGACTATGGTCGCTGGCTGATGGCAAGTGCTTGCAAGTACTCCAGGGACATAGCGATAGAGTTTTATCAGTGAGGTTTAGTCCTGATAGTCAAACTGTAGCTAGTGGTAGTTACGACAAAACAGTGAGACTATGGTCAGTTAATGATGGGCAATGTTACCAAATTCTCCAAGGACATAGCGATCGCATTTGGTCAGTAGCATTTAGCCCTGATGGTAAAATTTTAGCCAGTGGTGGTTACGATCAAACAGTCAGACTGTGGTCAGTTAATGATGGTCAGTGCCTCAAGATTTTTCAAGGCTACATTAACGGCGTACAATCAGTAGCTTTCAGCCCTGACGGTAAAACTTTAGCTAGTGGTAGTGTTGACCAAAAAGTGCGGCTGTGGACATTTGGTAATAATCAATGTCGCAAAACTTTAGCAGCACATACAGCGGAAGTCAGGTCAGTTGCCATTAGCCCCAATGGTGAGATTATAGGGAGTAGCAGCAATGACCAAACAATTAGGTTATGGTCGGTTACAAATGGCGAGTTGCTAAAAGTTTTAGCGGAACATACTCATAAAGTAGGATCGATAGCATTTGCTCCTAATGGTGAAATCTTAGCTAGTGGCAGTCATGACGGCACAGTTAGATTATGGTCGGTAAGTACAGGTAAATGTCTGCAAATTCTCCAAGAAAACACTAATCAAGTATGGTCAGTCGCATTTAGTCCAGATGGACAAATTTTAGCCAGTGCTGGTTATGACCAAACCGTGAGGCTATGGTCAGTCAATGACGGTAAAGTCCTCAAAGTTTTACAGGGACATACCGGACAAGTTGGGCCAATAGCATTCAGTCCTGATGGTCAACTTTTAGCTAGTGGCGGTAATGACCAAACAGTCAGGCTATGGTCAGTCAATGATGGTAAATGTTTGAAAGTTCTCCAAGGACACACTAATTGGATTTGGTCAGTAGCATTTAGTCCCGATGGTAAAACTGTAGCTAGTGGTGGTGATGACCAAACACTGCGACTGTGGTCAGTGAATGACGGCAAATGTATCCATACTTTACAGGCACATATTAATAGAGTGTGGTCAATCGCATTTTATCCCAACGGTCAAACCCTAGCTAGCGGTAGCGGCGATGGGACAATAAAATTATGGGATGTCAAAACAGGTGAATGCTTAAAAACCTTGCAAGTTGAAAGGCCTTATGAAGGCATGAATATCACCGGAGTTACAGGTTTAACCGCAGCACAGATAGCCACACTAAAAGCACTGGGCGCAGTGGAGAATTAA
- a CDS encoding FdxN element excision controlling factor protein like produces the protein MPAKDIYHSTVKNALIKDGWTITHDPLRIRLARGKNLFVDLGAERLLAAERGVEKIAVEVKSFTSPSEMKDLEEAVGQFVLYTHLLKRYYPEHTLYLAVSEAINKSVFEEEAGKTLIEDGIIKLVTFNPNNEVIMRWIP, from the coding sequence ATGCCTGCCAAAGACATATACCACTCCACCGTTAAAAATGCCTTGATCAAAGATGGTTGGACAATCACCCACGATCCCTTACGGATTCGTCTAGCACGTGGTAAGAATTTATTTGTAGATTTGGGTGCAGAACGTTTGCTTGCAGCCGAACGTGGAGTTGAAAAAATAGCAGTTGAAGTCAAAAGCTTTACCAGCCCTTCTGAAATGAAAGACCTGGAAGAAGCTGTTGGTCAATTTGTTCTTTATACTCATTTGCTAAAACGTTATTATCCAGAACATACTTTATACCTTGCAGTTAGCGAAGCTATCAATAAGAGTGTTTTTGAAGAAGAAGCTGGTAAAACATTGATTGAAGACGGCATTATTAAATTAGTGACTTTCAATCCAAACAATGAGGTGATTATGCGATGGATTCCTTAA
- a CDS encoding FdxN element excision controlling factor protein like — MDSLKSRYREIVEKILKEYADFLSSDDQVKVELVFDRERDRYLLVETGWQNDYRIYGTLLHIDIIDNKLWIQHDGTEEGITDEIVAAGVSKDHIVLGFKSPELRKHTNFAVS, encoded by the coding sequence ATGGATTCCTTAAAATCTAGATATCGTGAAATAGTTGAAAAAATTCTCAAAGAATATGCAGACTTTCTTAGTAGCGATGACCAAGTTAAAGTGGAATTAGTATTTGACCGAGAACGCGATCGCTACCTCTTAGTAGAAACTGGCTGGCAAAACGATTACCGCATCTACGGCACTTTGCTACACATTGATATTATTGACAATAAACTCTGGATTCAACACGATGGCACTGAAGAGGGCATCACAGATGAAATTGTTGCTGCTGGAGTTTCTAAAGACCATATAGTTTTAGGGTTTAAATCTCCTGAACTACGCAAACATACAAATTTTGCAGTTTCTTAG